One genomic window of Actinoplanes lobatus includes the following:
- a CDS encoding DUF4132 domain-containing protein, with amino-acid sequence MTDDATVMAWEDGERERWLSRTAALGHGPEQPGWADAVDAAKDLTDLKSRQVSWLLAEGPEATARKLLGKTDEMRYRVPHRIDLSRVAVARLGVDALPLAVAGTAYSADQLGVLLLPFRGPEPARLVAGWLRQLGSARAWARLWLERHAENAARALVPATIGRAGAGRRNAEDAVRHLASIGHGPMLIKTAEGYGTGVHAAVIALVGADDGVLTPVPPLFSTPARAARRVKVPSWLDLGELPKIVLAGGGIMSAEDTGRLILALTSSRLADPPEPAPGDPEGPLGRPVAVESWEAAQPMVAPPTPEAAKLIAECDRQSVAEFGRAMLDAWISGGLPPSEAWVVVAQAHLGDDATVEHLAPKVRAWPQDSRHQRAIEGYAVLCAIGSDTAMRHLLAIEQRMTPGSRNQRLRVYLAQAAAGRGLTVAQVADRLAPTLGLDAGITLDYGPRSFPVVTDEHLTAFVQGPTGKLLARLPKPGVRDTRPEAYPWFLQFKKDLRAAAAVQLVRLERDMFARYERPARDLPGFLLPHPILGPIARRLLWGEYDAGDRLIRAVRVAEDGSLADLDDDTVTVDGDARLRIVHPAELGDDLTAWARVFADYEIMQPFPQVNRPAVVLTEAERAATSLPGFGPVRNNRFEEPVNGRWHGEGHGTSHSPYTRLWTELPGGLTLLAELDKPVSTSSYDPGSEHRITEIWVDEAQSDHFGAARRIPFGDGDPVALSEALVELYSLRG; translated from the coding sequence GTGACGGACGATGCGACGGTCATGGCGTGGGAGGACGGCGAGCGGGAGCGGTGGCTGTCGCGGACCGCGGCGCTGGGCCACGGGCCGGAGCAACCCGGCTGGGCCGACGCGGTGGACGCTGCCAAGGACCTCACCGATCTGAAGTCCCGGCAGGTGTCGTGGCTGCTCGCCGAGGGCCCGGAGGCGACCGCGCGGAAGCTGCTCGGCAAGACCGACGAGATGCGGTACCGGGTGCCGCACCGGATCGACCTGAGCCGGGTCGCGGTGGCCAGATTGGGGGTGGACGCGCTGCCGCTCGCCGTGGCGGGCACCGCCTACTCCGCCGACCAGCTGGGCGTGCTGCTGCTGCCGTTCCGCGGTCCGGAGCCGGCCCGTCTCGTCGCCGGATGGCTGCGCCAGCTCGGCTCGGCCCGGGCGTGGGCGCGGCTGTGGCTGGAGCGGCACGCCGAGAACGCGGCGCGGGCGCTGGTTCCGGCCACGATCGGGCGGGCCGGCGCGGGCCGGCGCAACGCCGAGGACGCGGTGCGCCATCTCGCGTCGATCGGTCACGGCCCGATGCTGATCAAAACCGCCGAGGGGTACGGGACGGGCGTGCACGCCGCGGTCATCGCCCTGGTGGGAGCGGACGACGGTGTGCTCACACCCGTACCCCCGCTGTTTTCGACGCCGGCGCGAGCCGCGCGGAGGGTGAAGGTTCCGTCGTGGCTGGATCTCGGCGAATTGCCGAAGATCGTGCTGGCCGGTGGCGGGATCATGTCGGCCGAGGACACCGGGCGCCTGATCCTGGCGCTGACCTCGTCGCGGCTGGCGGATCCGCCGGAGCCGGCGCCCGGTGATCCGGAGGGGCCGCTCGGCCGGCCGGTGGCGGTCGAGTCGTGGGAGGCCGCGCAGCCGATGGTGGCGCCGCCCACCCCGGAGGCGGCGAAGTTGATCGCCGAATGCGACAGGCAGAGTGTGGCCGAATTCGGGCGGGCGATGCTGGACGCCTGGATCTCCGGTGGCCTTCCGCCGTCCGAGGCGTGGGTGGTGGTGGCGCAGGCGCACCTCGGCGACGACGCCACGGTGGAGCATCTGGCGCCCAAGGTGCGCGCCTGGCCGCAGGACAGCCGTCACCAGCGGGCCATCGAGGGGTACGCGGTGCTGTGCGCGATCGGTTCGGACACCGCGATGCGGCATCTGCTGGCGATCGAACAGCGCATGACACCCGGATCCCGCAACCAGCGACTCCGCGTCTACCTCGCCCAGGCCGCCGCGGGCCGCGGCCTGACCGTTGCGCAGGTCGCCGACCGCCTGGCGCCGACGCTCGGCCTGGACGCCGGGATCACGCTGGACTACGGGCCGCGCTCGTTCCCGGTGGTCACCGACGAGCACCTGACCGCCTTCGTGCAGGGGCCGACCGGGAAACTGCTGGCCCGGCTGCCCAAGCCCGGCGTGAGGGACACCAGGCCCGAGGCGTACCCGTGGTTCCTCCAGTTCAAGAAGGATCTGCGGGCGGCCGCGGCGGTACAGCTCGTCCGCCTGGAACGCGACATGTTCGCCCGCTACGAGCGGCCGGCCCGCGATCTGCCCGGCTTCCTGCTGCCGCACCCGATCCTCGGGCCGATCGCGCGCCGGCTGCTGTGGGGCGAGTACGACGCCGGCGATCGCCTGATCCGGGCCGTGCGGGTCGCCGAGGACGGCAGTCTCGCCGACCTGGACGACGACACGGTGACCGTCGACGGCGACGCCCGGCTGCGCATCGTGCACCCGGCGGAACTCGGTGACGATCTGACGGCGTGGGCACGGGTTTTCGCCGACTACGAGATCATGCAGCCGTTCCCGCAGGTGAACCGGCCCGCGGTGGTGCTCACCGAGGCCGAGCGGGCGGCGACCAGCCTGCCCGGCTTCGGGCCGGTCCGCAACAACCGGTTCGAGGAACCGGTCAACGGCCGCTGGCACGGTGAGGGGCACGGCACCTCGCACTCGCCGTACACCCGGCTGTGGACCGAACTGCCCGGCGGGCTGACCCTGCTGGCCGAGCTGGACAAGCCGGTGTCGACGTCGTCGTACGATCCGGGTAGCGAGCACCGGATCACCGAGATCTGGGTCGACGAAGCGCAATCGGATCACTTCGGGGCCGCACGGCGGATCCCGTTCGGCGACGGTGATCCGGTCGCCCTGTCCGAGGCCCTGGTGGAGTTGTATTCCCTGAGAGGTTGA
- a CDS encoding class I SAM-dependent methyltransferase: protein MELSRSFGAAATAYAVHRPDYARAAVEWALASAPGRRVLDLGAGTGKLAAVLAAMGAEVTAVEPDPAMLAESRHALPELRALPGSAEAIPLPDGSADAVLAGNALHWFDMDTAGPEITRVLAPGGVLAGLWNVVDDRIDWVAGLAEVSGSAAIGPRDTPDNWRAEAARLRLPGFGTPEQATFPHGQRRTADSLVATLATRAGMLVMPPGEREARLGRIRAYLATRPETADGEFTLPMLTCVLRSSPVT from the coding sequence ATGGAGCTGTCCCGGTCCTTCGGCGCGGCGGCGACCGCGTACGCCGTACACCGCCCCGACTACGCGCGCGCCGCCGTCGAGTGGGCCCTCGCGTCCGCGCCCGGCCGGCGGGTGCTCGACCTCGGTGCCGGGACCGGCAAGCTCGCCGCCGTCCTGGCCGCGATGGGCGCCGAGGTCACCGCGGTCGAACCCGATCCCGCGATGCTGGCCGAGTCGCGCCATGCGTTGCCGGAGCTCCGGGCGCTGCCGGGCAGCGCCGAGGCGATCCCGCTGCCGGACGGATCCGCCGACGCGGTGCTGGCCGGAAACGCCCTGCACTGGTTCGACATGGACACCGCCGGGCCGGAGATCACCCGCGTCCTCGCGCCGGGCGGTGTCCTCGCCGGACTGTGGAACGTCGTCGACGACCGGATCGACTGGGTTGCCGGTCTGGCAGAAGTCAGCGGCAGCGCCGCCATCGGGCCACGGGACACACCGGACAACTGGCGTGCCGAGGCCGCCCGTCTGCGGCTGCCCGGCTTCGGCACGCCCGAGCAGGCGACGTTCCCGCACGGGCAGCGCCGCACCGCCGACTCGCTGGTCGCGACGCTGGCCACCCGGGCCGGCATGCTCGTCATGCCGCCGGGGGAGCGGGAGGCCCGGCTCGGGCGGATCCGCGCCTACCTGGCGACCCGCCCGGAGACCGCGGACGGCGAGTTCACCCTTCCGATGCTGACCTGTGTGCTCCGGAGCTCCCCGGTGACATGA
- a CDS encoding AfsR/SARP family transcriptional regulator, with protein sequence MLIRLLGPVEIINDGRALDAGPPQQRLVLTALAADAGRLIGTETLIDRVWDQAPSGARRTLQVHLSRLRRLLDTAQSNDQAPVRVVRRSGGYQLDVEPDQVDAHRFRRLVEQAHERHRTDLERMKLLAEAMDLWRGPPLSDLPGQWAATVRQAWQQQYLDAVQEWAATSVQAGETGPVLALLAGLAAERVTDEPLAGAYIRALYAAGRTSDALDQYAVIRRHLAERLGADPGPELQQLYRQILAADPALTPAATEAHTRWTPHELPAPPPAFTGRDGELARLTSPSDGADVLITVIDGMAGAGKTALAVEAAHRIADRYPDGQLYLDLHGYSEDADPVESTEALGNLLHGIGVPSAQIPDGLDGRAALYRTRLAGRRMLILLDNAAGENQVAPLLPGAPGCLVLVTSRRQLAGLDNTRRLALETLTTADAIALFARRAGGHPPELVTELADLCGRLPLAIRIAAARLRAHPTWTLAHLVERLRDPRYRLAELEAGQRSVAAAFDLSYQRLSLPARHAYRALAGHPGPELDEHAAAELLGATPVAATQVLHQLMDANLLLEPAAGRYRFHDLARAHAASVTA encoded by the coding sequence ATGCTGATTCGGCTGTTGGGGCCGGTCGAGATCATCAACGACGGGCGGGCACTGGATGCCGGCCCGCCGCAGCAGCGGCTTGTCCTGACCGCGCTCGCCGCCGACGCCGGCCGGCTGATCGGCACCGAGACCCTCATCGACCGGGTGTGGGACCAGGCGCCCAGCGGGGCGCGGCGCACGCTTCAAGTCCATCTCAGCCGCCTGCGACGGCTTCTGGACACCGCACAATCAAACGACCAGGCACCGGTACGGGTGGTGCGCCGCTCCGGCGGCTACCAGTTGGACGTCGAACCGGACCAGGTGGACGCGCACCGGTTCCGCCGCCTCGTGGAGCAGGCCCACGAACGTCACCGCACCGACCTGGAACGGATGAAACTGCTCGCCGAGGCGATGGACCTGTGGCGCGGTCCACCGCTGTCCGACCTGCCCGGACAGTGGGCGGCCACCGTCCGGCAGGCGTGGCAGCAGCAGTACCTCGACGCCGTCCAGGAATGGGCGGCCACGTCTGTGCAGGCCGGTGAGACCGGCCCGGTGCTGGCCCTGCTGGCCGGGCTGGCCGCCGAGCGCGTCACCGACGAACCTCTCGCCGGCGCCTACATCCGGGCCCTGTACGCGGCCGGGCGGACCTCCGACGCGCTCGACCAGTACGCCGTCATCCGCCGGCATCTCGCCGAGCGCCTCGGCGCCGACCCCGGTCCCGAACTGCAACAGCTCTACCGGCAGATCCTCGCCGCCGACCCGGCACTCACCCCCGCCGCCACCGAGGCGCACACCCGGTGGACGCCCCACGAACTGCCCGCACCGCCACCCGCCTTCACCGGCCGCGACGGCGAACTGGCCCGCCTCACCTCGCCCAGCGACGGCGCCGACGTGCTGATCACCGTGATCGACGGGATGGCCGGCGCCGGCAAGACCGCGCTCGCCGTCGAGGCCGCGCACCGCATCGCCGACCGCTACCCGGACGGGCAGCTCTACCTCGACCTGCACGGATACAGCGAAGACGCCGATCCGGTCGAGTCGACCGAGGCGCTCGGGAACCTGCTGCACGGCATCGGCGTACCGTCGGCACAGATCCCGGACGGCCTCGACGGGCGGGCCGCCCTCTACCGCACCCGGCTCGCCGGCCGCCGGATGCTGATCCTGCTGGACAACGCCGCCGGCGAGAACCAGGTGGCCCCGCTGCTTCCCGGCGCGCCCGGCTGCCTCGTGCTGGTGACCAGCCGACGGCAGCTGGCCGGCCTGGACAACACCCGGCGGCTGGCGCTGGAGACCCTCACCACGGCCGACGCGATCGCACTGTTCGCCCGCCGCGCCGGTGGCCATCCGCCCGAACTGGTGACCGAACTGGCCGACCTGTGTGGCCGGTTGCCGTTGGCCATCCGGATCGCGGCGGCCCGCCTACGGGCACATCCCACGTGGACGCTGGCGCACCTGGTCGAACGGCTGCGCGACCCCCGCTACCGGCTCGCCGAACTGGAGGCCGGGCAGCGCAGTGTGGCCGCCGCCTTCGACCTGTCCTACCAGCGGCTCAGCCTCCCCGCGCGGCACGCCTACCGGGCGCTGGCCGGCCACCCCGGCCCCGAACTGGACGAACACGCCGCCGCCGAACTGCTCGGCGCGACCCCGGTGGCCGCCACCCAGGTGCTGCACCAGCTGATGGACGCCAACCTGCTGCTCGAACCGGCGGCCGGGCGCTACCGCTTCCACGACCTGGCCCGCGCGCACGCCGCCTCCGTCACGGCGTGA
- a CDS encoding phage tail sheath family protein, giving the protein MPAETTYPGVYVGEISTSTRSVTPVSTATAAFVGYTRRGPVGQPVRIGGFGDFERYFGGLSRHGAVGYAARQFFANGGTSAVIVRVIKEGSAEAASVTLTARDHGHDHHPHDKDDRGVRETRADAEVAEDRGRPDDHDHHPRERPVLEVSAKEPGCWGNDLLVRVDHGTRDPHETFNLHVANGPARESYHDLSMDPDSDRYAPEVINEASRLIRVEAVGQDRPDPNGTISHEFDRDLPACDDLEITVRIGGEERRFRLFHGHHDGPPPRRLSELAALLERKLRAQPDCPGSTAFSGARVRAFGRRLQTVAGSVDENDVVHFEGRDAERLGLEAYANPPVSTLSGGDDGDPPQPGDLIGAESAKSGLHALTDLTDVNLLNLPDLAGWESIEDASTVLSVADRIARELRALLLIDAPATWNSVDAARSGIEQLAAVRSDHAALYFPHLLLDDPQSGRPCAVPPSGAVAGVIARTDAERGVWKAPAGTTARLIGVRALTVPLTDRENGLLNPLAVNCLRTFPGSGPVVWGARTLDAGEQPAEWRYVPVRRLALHIEESLHRALRWVVFEPNNEQLWQAIRLEVGAYLDSLFRRGAFAGRTPREAFFVTCDASTTTPADIDNGVVNVVAGFAPVEPAEFVIVTIRQTAGQFAL; this is encoded by the coding sequence ATGCCGGCGGAGACGACCTATCCCGGGGTGTACGTCGGGGAGATCTCCACGAGCACACGCAGCGTCACACCGGTGTCCACCGCGACGGCCGCGTTCGTCGGTTACACCCGGCGCGGCCCGGTCGGCCAGCCGGTGCGGATCGGCGGTTTCGGCGACTTCGAGCGCTACTTCGGCGGGCTGAGCAGGCACGGCGCGGTCGGATACGCGGCACGCCAGTTCTTCGCCAACGGCGGCACCTCCGCCGTGATCGTCCGGGTGATCAAGGAGGGCAGCGCCGAGGCGGCGTCGGTCACCCTCACCGCGCGCGATCACGGCCACGATCATCACCCGCACGACAAAGACGATCGAGGGGTACGCGAGACGCGCGCCGATGCCGAAGTGGCCGAGGACCGCGGCCGCCCCGACGACCACGATCACCATCCGCGGGAGCGGCCGGTGCTGGAGGTGTCCGCCAAGGAACCCGGCTGCTGGGGCAACGACCTGCTCGTCCGCGTCGACCACGGCACCCGCGACCCGCACGAGACGTTCAACCTGCACGTCGCCAACGGCCCGGCCCGCGAGTCCTACCACGACCTGTCGATGGACCCGGACTCCGACCGCTACGCCCCCGAGGTGATCAACGAGGCGTCGAGGCTGATCCGGGTCGAGGCGGTCGGACAGGATCGGCCGGACCCCAACGGCACGATCTCCCACGAGTTCGACCGCGACCTGCCGGCCTGCGACGACCTGGAGATCACTGTCCGGATCGGTGGTGAGGAGCGGCGTTTCCGCCTCTTCCACGGCCACCACGACGGCCCGCCGCCGCGCCGCCTGTCCGAGCTGGCCGCCCTGCTGGAACGCAAGCTGCGCGCCCAGCCCGACTGCCCGGGCAGCACCGCCTTCTCCGGCGCCCGGGTGCGCGCTTTCGGCCGCCGCCTGCAAACCGTCGCCGGATCGGTCGACGAGAACGACGTGGTCCACTTCGAGGGGCGCGACGCCGAGCGGCTGGGCCTGGAGGCGTACGCGAATCCGCCGGTCTCCACCCTGTCCGGCGGCGACGACGGCGACCCGCCGCAGCCCGGCGACCTGATCGGCGCCGAATCCGCCAAGAGCGGCCTGCACGCGCTGACCGACCTCACCGACGTGAACCTGCTCAACCTGCCCGATCTGGCCGGCTGGGAGTCGATCGAGGACGCGTCGACGGTGCTGTCGGTGGCCGACCGGATCGCCCGCGAGCTGCGGGCCCTGCTGCTGATCGACGCGCCCGCCACCTGGAACAGCGTGGACGCCGCCCGCAGCGGTATCGAGCAGCTCGCCGCGGTCCGCAGCGACCACGCCGCCCTGTACTTCCCGCACCTGCTGCTCGACGACCCGCAGTCCGGCCGCCCGTGCGCCGTCCCGCCGTCGGGCGCGGTCGCCGGGGTCATCGCCCGCACCGATGCCGAACGCGGTGTCTGGAAGGCGCCCGCCGGGACCACGGCCCGCCTGATCGGGGTGCGCGCCCTCACCGTGCCGCTCACCGACCGGGAGAACGGCCTGCTCAACCCGCTCGCCGTCAACTGCCTGCGCACCTTCCCGGGCAGCGGCCCGGTGGTGTGGGGCGCCCGCACCCTGGACGCCGGGGAACAGCCGGCCGAATGGCGGTACGTGCCGGTCCGCCGGCTCGCCCTGCACATCGAGGAGAGCCTGCACCGGGCGCTGCGCTGGGTCGTCTTCGAACCCAACAACGAGCAGCTCTGGCAGGCGATCCGCCTGGAGGTGGGCGCCTATCTGGACAGCCTGTTCCGGCGGGGCGCGTTCGCCGGGCGCACGCCCCGGGAGGCCTTCTTCGTCACGTGCGACGCGTCCACCACCACCCCGGCCGACATCGACAACGGCGTGGTCAATGTGGTCGCCGGGTTCGCGCCGGTGGAGCCGGCCGAGTTCGTGATCGTCACCATCCGGCAGACGGCCGGGCAGTTCGCCCTCTGA
- a CDS encoding phage tail protein yields the protein MAEFEVNAHRFDPYKNFKFLVRWDGRTVAGISKVSPLKRTTEVIKHRDGGSPSTPVKSPGRSEFEGVTLERGVTHDPEFDRWANKVWQVGAGLGAEVSLADFRKNIIIDVLNEAGQVAVSHKLYRAWPSEYSVLGELDANANAVAIQSLKLECEGWERDYEVPEPVEPSFTNPA from the coding sequence ATGGCCGAGTTCGAAGTCAACGCGCACCGGTTCGACCCGTACAAGAACTTCAAGTTCCTGGTCCGGTGGGACGGGCGCACGGTAGCCGGGATCAGCAAGGTCAGCCCGCTCAAGCGCACCACCGAGGTGATCAAGCACCGGGACGGCGGCTCGCCGAGCACCCCGGTGAAGTCGCCGGGCCGCTCCGAGTTCGAGGGCGTCACCCTGGAACGGGGCGTCACCCACGACCCGGAGTTCGACCGCTGGGCCAACAAGGTCTGGCAGGTCGGCGCGGGACTCGGCGCCGAGGTGTCGCTCGCCGACTTCCGCAAGAACATCATCATCGACGTGCTGAACGAGGCGGGGCAGGTCGCCGTCTCGCACAAGCTGTACCGGGCCTGGCCGAGCGAGTACTCGGTGCTCGGCGAACTCGACGCCAACGCCAACGCGGTCGCCATCCAGAGCCTCAAGCTGGAGTGCGAGGGCTGGGAACGCGACTACGAGGTGCCGGAGCCGGTCGAGCCGTCGTTCACCAACCCGGCCTGA
- a CDS encoding DUF4255 domain-containing protein, with translation MSNALAIATVTQALAMQIERNLPPEIDFAVNVQTRRPHTEPPNEPSVTVFCYQVTPNAALRNADLPVRASDGTPIGRAAAALDLQYLISAYGEENELVGQRLIGSIVRTLHEHPLLPADVIEEAVRQPYLNGSDLAATVQRVRFSPTAMDIEETSKLWGMFHQTPYVLSAVYQASLVLIEGRETPPQRPPVREPSIRVTARE, from the coding sequence GTGAGCAACGCGCTGGCGATCGCGACCGTCACCCAGGCGCTGGCGATGCAGATCGAACGGAACCTGCCACCGGAGATCGACTTCGCGGTCAACGTGCAGACCCGGCGGCCGCACACCGAACCCCCGAACGAGCCGTCCGTCACGGTCTTCTGCTACCAGGTCACCCCGAACGCGGCCCTGCGCAACGCCGACCTGCCGGTCCGGGCCTCCGACGGCACCCCGATCGGCCGGGCCGCCGCGGCGCTCGACCTGCAATACCTGATCAGCGCGTACGGCGAGGAGAACGAACTCGTCGGCCAGCGGCTGATCGGCAGCATCGTCCGGACCCTGCACGAGCACCCGCTGCTGCCCGCCGACGTCATCGAGGAGGCCGTTCGGCAGCCCTACCTGAACGGCAGCGACCTGGCCGCCACAGTGCAGCGCGTCCGGTTCTCGCCAACCGCCATGGACATCGAGGAGACCTCCAAGCTCTGGGGCATGTTCCACCAGACCCCGTACGTCCTGTCCGCGGTCTACCAGGCGTCCCTTGTCCTGATCGAGGGGCGTGAGACGCCGCCGCAGCGGCCGCCGGTGCGGGAACCGTCGATCCGGGTGACCGCTCGTGAATGA
- a CDS encoding ATP-binding protein yields the protein MNDPAALADAVRWVLTRLDAHAGGADPEPPPGTGPVTLRVLVDRFGLSAFERAVLLLAAAVEIDPTTGSRCAAAHGDPERAYPTFGLALAALPDPHWDALTPVAPLRRWRLVEPADETRLTASPLRIDERVLHFLAGTPYLDARLHGLLRPVPEPAGVAPGHRTAAQRVAVGITEPPLRIELVGGTRRIRSDIAAAAAAQHDLSLYAMSAADVPTDPADRDRLARLWQREAVLLPAALLLEVDTLERDRTAAADAFAAAAAVPLIVGGDEPRRDGGPRVTVPDLTDDEQLGLWRDAFADVPDLGDEQLRDLVAQFQLPPHTVRSVAAAVRRDLADARIPATEVAWRASLDEARMGLDGLGRRIGPRAGWADLVLPERQVAVLREIIAQVRRRATVHQEWGFARTLRRGLGVTVLFAGGSGTGKTLAAEVIAGELGLDLFVIDLSQVVSKYIGETEKNLRAVFDAAEHGGALLLFDEADALFGKRSEVKDSHDRYANLEVSYLLMRMEAYRGLAVLTTNMKQALDPAFMRRIRFVVDFPFPGERERAEIWRRVLPAQAPAAGLDPHLLAQLTVAGGSIRNIALSGAFLAADEGDKLRMRHLLAAARTEYLKLERSLTPGEVRGWV from the coding sequence GTGAATGACCCCGCGGCACTCGCCGACGCCGTCCGCTGGGTCCTGACCCGCCTCGACGCGCACGCGGGCGGGGCGGACCCCGAGCCACCGCCCGGCACCGGCCCGGTGACGCTGCGGGTGCTCGTGGACCGCTTCGGGCTGAGCGCCTTCGAACGGGCCGTGCTGCTGCTGGCCGCCGCCGTGGAGATCGACCCGACCACCGGCAGCCGCTGCGCCGCCGCGCACGGCGACCCGGAACGCGCCTACCCCACCTTCGGGCTGGCGCTGGCCGCGCTGCCCGATCCGCACTGGGACGCGCTCACCCCGGTCGCGCCGCTGCGCCGCTGGCGGCTCGTCGAACCGGCCGACGAGACCCGGCTCACCGCCTCCCCGCTGCGCATCGACGAGCGGGTGCTGCACTTCCTGGCCGGAACGCCCTACCTCGACGCCCGGCTGCACGGCCTGCTGCGGCCGGTGCCGGAACCCGCCGGCGTGGCGCCCGGCCACCGCACGGCCGCCCAGCGGGTCGCCGTCGGCATCACCGAACCGCCACTGCGGATCGAGCTGGTCGGCGGCACCCGGCGGATCCGGTCGGACATCGCCGCCGCGGCGGCGGCCCAGCACGACCTTTCCCTGTACGCGATGAGCGCCGCCGACGTGCCCACCGACCCGGCCGACCGGGACCGGCTGGCCCGGCTGTGGCAGCGCGAGGCCGTACTGCTGCCCGCCGCGCTGCTGCTCGAAGTGGACACCCTGGAACGCGACCGGACGGCGGCCGCCGACGCGTTCGCCGCCGCCGCGGCCGTACCCCTGATCGTCGGCGGCGACGAGCCGCGCCGCGACGGCGGGCCACGGGTGACCGTCCCGGACCTGACCGACGACGAACAGCTCGGACTGTGGCGGGACGCCTTCGCCGACGTGCCCGACCTCGGCGACGAGCAGCTGCGCGACCTGGTCGCCCAGTTCCAGCTACCGCCGCACACCGTCCGGTCGGTGGCCGCCGCGGTCCGCCGGGACCTGGCGGACGCCCGGATTCCCGCCACCGAGGTGGCCTGGCGGGCCAGCCTCGACGAGGCGCGGATGGGCCTCGACGGACTCGGCCGCCGCATCGGACCCCGCGCCGGCTGGGCCGACCTCGTACTGCCCGAACGGCAGGTCGCCGTCCTGCGGGAGATCATCGCCCAGGTTCGCCGGCGCGCCACCGTCCACCAGGAGTGGGGCTTCGCCCGGACCCTGCGGCGCGGGCTCGGCGTCACCGTCCTGTTCGCCGGCGGCTCCGGCACCGGCAAGACCCTGGCCGCCGAGGTCATCGCCGGTGAACTGGGGCTCGACCTGTTCGTCATCGATCTGTCCCAGGTGGTCAGCAAGTACATCGGCGAGACCGAGAAGAACCTGCGGGCCGTCTTCGACGCGGCCGAGCACGGCGGGGCGCTGCTGCTGTTCGACGAGGCCGACGCGCTGTTCGGCAAACGCAGCGAGGTCAAGGACAGCCACGACCGGTACGCCAACCTGGAGGTCAGCTACCTGCTCATGCGGATGGAGGCGTACCGGGGACTGGCGGTGCTCACCACCAACATGAAACAGGCGCTAGACCCGGCGTTCATGCGCCGCATCCGGTTCGTCGTCGACTTCCCGTTCCCCGGCGAGCGGGAACGGGCCGAGATCTGGCGGCGGGTGCTGCCCGCGCAGGCGCCCGCCGCCGGGCTCGACCCGCACCTGCTGGCCCAGCTCACCGTGGCCGGCGGGTCGATCCGCAACATCGCGTTGTCCGGGGCGTTTCTCGCCGCCGACGAGGGCGACAAGCTGCGGATGCGACACCTGCTGGCGGCCGCCCGCACCGAATACCTCAAGCTCGAACGCTCCCTCACCCCGGGCGAGGTGCGCGGATGGGTCTGA